GGGTAAGGGCGCAGGCATTGCAAAGTGATGGCAAGTTGGTTGATGACTTTTTGATTGTGCCAGGAATGAGGGCAATGCATGTGTGTAATGCTCCTTCTCCGGCGGCGACTTCTTCTCTTGAGATTGGCAAAGCGATTTCACTTGCGATTCCAGCTCAATCTCATCTTGAATCGACACTCATTCACGTTTAGGTTTTTTACTGATGAAAATTCTTGTTACTGGTACTGAGGGATATCTTGGTTCTCTATTGGCTCCTATGCTAATGGAAGCTGGACATGAAGTTATTGCAGTAGATACTGGATTCTACAAAGCTGGTTGGTTATACAATGGCACAGATCTCACTGCCAAAACTTTAAACAAAGATATTCGCCAAATTACAATTGAAGACTTGCAAGGTGTAGAAGCCATCGTTCACATGGCGGAGTTATCAAACGATCCTACTGGACAACTTGCACCGAATATTACTTATGAAATTAACCACAAAGGTTCTGTTGCACTGGCTAATTTAGCCAAAGCAGCAGGGGTAAGACGCT
The sequence above is drawn from the Gloeocapsopsis sp. IPPAS B-1203 genome and encodes:
- a CDS encoding NAD(P)-dependent oxidoreductase translates to MKILVTGTEGYLGSLLAPMLMEAGHEVIAVDTGFYKAGWLYNGTDLTAKTLNKDIRQITIEDLQGVEAIVHMAELSNDPTGQLAPNITYEINHKGSVALANLAKAAGVRR